One Bacillota bacterium genomic window, TGACCATGTTCATCGCCTCCGTGGAGGGTCGCTCCACGGCTACTCTACCCGGCGACGCTGAGACCGGTCTGAATCGCACCTGTGAAATTGCTGAGATCCGGGCCGGGCCCGCCGGCCCCGACCGCGCTACTCCAGGACCTTGTCGATGGCCCGCTTCAGCTGATCCTTCGGCCGGTAGCCGACCAGGCGCTCTACCGGTTCGCCCCGCTTGAAGATCATCAGGGTGGGGATGCTCATGACGCCGAACTCCGTGGCCAGCTCGGGGTTGGCGTCCACGTCCAGGCGCGCCACCTTCAGGCGTCCCTCGTACTCCTCCGCCAGCTGCTCCACGATGGGGGCCAGCATGCGGCAGGGCGCGCACCAGTCCGCCCAGAAGTCGACCAGCACCGGCAGCTGCGACTCGCGTACCTCCCGGTCGAAGGTGGCGACGTCCACCTCGATCTCGGCCATTCCGACTCTCCTCCCCGTGAAGCGCCCGCTCCACTCAGGAGCCCAGGTCGCGCGCGAAACCGACGCTCCGCGCCCGCCGCTCCTGCTCGTAGACGATGAAGACGCCCGCCTCCTCGGCCTCACCCAGCTCCCAGCGCATCTGGACGATCTCCTGCTCCGGGTGCTGCGCCAGCCAGGCGTTGAGCGCCTCCGCCAGCGGCTGGCCGCGACCAGCCACGAAGTCGACCCGCAGCCGGGATCCTTTCATCCGGATGACCTCCTCGGCCTCGGCTGCCTCCGGCGAAGCCGGCACCGGCCGTTCGCTCGGTTCCACGCACCTCGCCTCCCCCGTCCGCCCGCGGCCCGGGCCGTCCCCCCCTCCCCGGACCCGCCCGCCGCCTCAGAGCTCCACGGTCAGCGAGGAAAGATCCCTGGGATAGTAGGTCAGCCACTCGGCCCCGCGCTCGGTAACCAAGATGGTATCCGAATGGCGAAAACCCGCAAAGCCTGGCACGTAGAGGCCGGGCTCAAGGCTGAAGACCATCCCCGCCTCGATCACCGTCGGGTCGCCCACGTCCAGGAAGGGTGCCTCGTGCATCCCCGCACCCAGGCCGTGCCCCGTATGGTGCCGCCAGTAGGCCTCAATCCCCTGCTCGCGGAAGAAGCGCCGCACCTCGGCGTCCACCTGGGCGCAGGTGACACCGGGCCGGATCTGGGCAAAGGCCAGCTCCTGCGCCTCCAGCATGAGGCGGAAATAGCGCTCCTGCTCCGGCGTGGGCGTCCCCACCACCAGCGTCCGCTCCAGCTCGCTGCCGTAGCCGCCCACGTTGGCCGAGGCGCCGGTGACGAGGACGTCGCCCGGCCGGATGACGGCGTGGGTGGTGACGGCGTGGGGCAGCGCGGAGCCCTTGCCCACCTGGCCGCGGAAGCCGGCGAAGGCGGGCCCGGAACCTGGCGGAAGGAGCTCACCCACGGTCCGGATCATGGCCAGCGTCGCCCGGCGGGTGGCCTCCAGGCTGATCTCCGTCTCGTTCCGCCCCGGGCGGACCGCCTCCTGGAGATAGCGGTGGGCCAGATGGCCCCAGCGCACGCTCTCTCGGATCAGGGCGATCTCGTCGGCCGACTTGACGCGGCTGAGGCGGGCCACGATCTCCCCTGCGCGCTCCACCTCGGCGTCGGGCAGCACCTCGCTCAGGCGCGGACCGGCATAACCGTAGCCGCCCGCGTAGCCGTCGCTGTCCACGCCCAGCCGCGCCTCGCCCAGCCCGCGGTCGCGGAGCAGGCGGGCCAGGTGGAGCATGGGGTGCTCCTCGTCCGGGTATTCCGGGTAGGCGAGGATCTCGTCGAC contains:
- the trxA gene encoding thioredoxin; protein product: MAEIEVDVATFDREVRESQLPVLVDFWADWCAPCRMLAPIVEQLAEEYEGRLKVARLDVDANPELATEFGVMSIPTLMIFKRGEPVERLVGYRPKDQLKRAIDKVLE
- a CDS encoding Xaa-Pro peptidase family protein; the protein is MGAGAGGAGRPPALEFGREAASAAALPGGGGGHGPRGDGATPGHAGRALPEAGGPPRAPLHPARGAGRRRAERRLHHLGRRALARTGERGRTRAEPPGRREGRGLVLGISRATLAERREKARREMGRRGIRALVLFGPGQVRYLSDFAFIATERPMALILTEEKSWLFVPRLEVEHAEASAWVDEILAYPEYPDEEHPMLHLARLLRDRGLGEARLGVDSDGYAGGYGYAGPRLSEVLPDAEVERAGEIVARLSRVKSADEIALIRESVRWGHLAHRYLQEAVRPGRNETEISLEATRRATLAMIRTVGELLPPGSGPAFAGFRGQVGKGSALPHAVTTHAVIRPGDVLVTGASANVGGYGSELERTLVVGTPTPEQERYFRLMLEAQELAFAQIRPGVTCAQVDAEVRRFFREQGIEAYWRHHTGHGLGAGMHEAPFLDVGDPTVIEAGMVFSLEPGLYVPGFAGFRHSDTILVTERGAEWLTYYPRDLSSLTVEL